A window from Opitutia bacterium ISCC 52 encodes these proteins:
- a CDS encoding 4-oxalomesaconate tautomerase — translation MASRIPYMQIRGGSSKGIFFNTADLPDSVEERDRLILAAMEGVGPGDTRQIDGLGGGDPLTAKVALVSPSKREDADLDYLFLQVIIGEGRLSAAQGCGNILSGVVHFTIESGMLAPTDPTTKAVIHMVNNGALCEVTVQTPHSQIALEGSAKVDGVPGTGAPVICKYLETVGINCGKLLPTGNVLDEVDNVQVTCIDNGMPVIALRASDFAISGNESKEELDTNEDLKKRLESIRLQMGPKMNLGDVSSLSVPKMCLLSPPRSGGLMNTRTFIPHQCHVAIGVMGAFSVAAVGLLPGSIAEGIAEEASDSSSFSLEHPSGQFAVTLKTSPKESGLEIHESGAIRTARIIGKGEVFIP, via the coding sequence ATGGCCTCGCGAATTCCATACATGCAAATTCGGGGCGGTAGCTCCAAGGGCATCTTTTTCAATACGGCCGATCTCCCAGATTCTGTAGAGGAGAGAGATAGGCTCATACTTGCAGCGATGGAAGGGGTTGGTCCTGGAGACACGCGACAGATCGATGGTCTGGGCGGTGGCGATCCTCTCACTGCCAAAGTCGCGTTGGTGAGTCCTTCGAAGCGCGAGGACGCTGATCTAGACTATTTGTTTTTACAGGTGATCATTGGAGAGGGACGTCTTTCGGCTGCGCAAGGATGTGGCAACATTCTCTCTGGCGTGGTACATTTTACGATCGAGAGCGGAATGCTTGCGCCAACCGATCCCACTACCAAAGCAGTCATTCACATGGTTAATAATGGCGCTTTGTGCGAGGTCACTGTGCAGACGCCCCATTCTCAAATTGCATTGGAGGGCTCTGCGAAAGTAGACGGCGTTCCCGGAACGGGTGCTCCTGTGATTTGCAAGTACCTCGAGACCGTTGGTATCAACTGCGGAAAGTTACTACCGACCGGGAACGTGTTAGACGAAGTCGATAATGTGCAAGTGACCTGTATCGATAACGGCATGCCAGTCATAGCGCTTCGAGCATCAGATTTCGCGATAAGTGGCAATGAAAGCAAGGAGGAGCTGGATACAAATGAAGACCTTAAGAAACGCCTCGAGTCCATCCGCTTGCAAATGGGTCCGAAGATGAACTTAGGCGATGTATCATCACTCTCCGTGCCCAAGATGTGTTTGCTTTCACCTCCACGGTCCGGTGGCCTGATGAACACACGCACATTTATACCACATCAATGTCATGTTGCCATTGGAGTTATGGGTGCATTTTCAGTCGCAGCCGTTGGTTTACTCCCGGGATCAATTGCAGAAGGCATTGCCGAGGAAGCAAGCGACTCTAGCTCTTTTTCCCTGGAACATCCATCCGGGCAATTTGCAGTGACTCTGAAGACCTCCCCGAAAGAGTCTGGTTTGGAGATTCATGAGTCCGGAGCCATTCGCACGGCTCGTATTATTGGTAAAGGAGAGGTATTTATTCCGTGA
- a CDS encoding 4-carboxy-4-hydroxy-2-oxoadipate aldolase/oxaloacetate decarboxylase — protein sequence MITDEQLKALSQFGAATLHEALGQIGDLPYQIKPLNPAMRICGPAYTVKCKAYMNVNLHRAYAYAKPGDVIVADCSSAYDAGYWGDLLTSGAMEQGVAGLVIDACIRDSDTIEELGFPIFFRGLCIKGTGKDPEGSLNQTITIGGIVIQPGDIVVGDRDGVVIVPQDRVEEAIEKADAREKKEAAVRARLEAGETSLKIYEWDKKFGY from the coding sequence ATGATCACCGACGAGCAACTAAAAGCCCTCTCGCAGTTTGGAGCCGCCACCCTCCATGAAGCCTTGGGACAAATAGGTGACCTGCCTTACCAGATCAAACCACTGAATCCTGCGATGCGTATTTGTGGCCCAGCCTACACGGTGAAGTGTAAGGCCTATATGAATGTGAATCTGCACCGCGCTTACGCCTATGCGAAGCCAGGAGACGTAATTGTGGCGGACTGCTCGAGCGCCTATGATGCTGGCTACTGGGGAGACTTGCTCACATCAGGGGCCATGGAGCAAGGCGTGGCTGGCCTGGTTATTGATGCGTGTATCCGAGATTCGGACACGATTGAAGAATTGGGTTTCCCGATCTTCTTTCGTGGACTGTGTATCAAGGGAACCGGAAAGGATCCCGAAGGTAGTTTAAACCAAACGATTACGATCGGAGGCATAGTTATTCAGCCCGGAGATATCGTGGTCGGCGACCGAGACGGCGTGGTGATTGTCCCGCAGGACAGAGTTGAAGAAGCGATTGAAAAGGCTGATGCCCGCGAAAAGAAAGAGGCTGCTGTAAGAGCCCGTCTTGAGGCCGGAGAAACATCTTTGAAGATATACGAGTGGGATAAGAAGTTTGGGTACTAG
- a CDS encoding PIG-L family deacetylase has translation METKRKLLVVGAHAADFVWRAGGTIAKTVEQDGEVLNLTLSYGERGESGVLWKEDPNRSVEDVKQLRHEMSAEASEILGCEFRCLDWGDYPMVVSDERVQQLAAIILEFEPNVILTHSAKDPFNPDHPLTYQTVEKARLLSAGAGVDAAFKAITPPLWYSFEPHQPELSGFIPDTFVDITSVFEKKKAAMACMRAQTYLQSYYTELGGRRGNHARRISGKKQVEFAEAFQSRVPVVLDSIAPDVHFD, from the coding sequence ATGGAAACCAAAAGAAAGCTATTGGTAGTCGGAGCGCATGCTGCGGATTTTGTCTGGCGAGCGGGTGGCACCATTGCCAAAACAGTGGAACAAGACGGAGAAGTATTAAACCTGACTCTTTCCTACGGCGAGCGAGGTGAGTCGGGCGTGCTCTGGAAGGAAGACCCCAATCGTTCGGTTGAAGATGTGAAGCAACTGAGGCATGAAATGTCGGCCGAGGCTTCCGAAATATTGGGTTGTGAATTCCGCTGCCTCGATTGGGGCGACTACCCTATGGTTGTGAGCGACGAACGTGTCCAGCAGTTGGCGGCCATCATTCTCGAATTTGAACCGAACGTTATCCTGACGCATTCCGCTAAAGATCCTTTTAACCCCGATCATCCGCTAACGTATCAAACCGTAGAAAAAGCGCGCTTGCTTTCAGCGGGTGCCGGTGTCGATGCAGCCTTCAAAGCCATCACGCCTCCACTCTGGTATAGCTTTGAGCCGCATCAACCGGAACTGTCCGGCTTCATTCCCGACACGTTCGTTGATATCACCTCGGTATTCGAAAAAAAGAAAGCAGCGATGGCATGCATGCGAGCTCAAACGTATTTGCAAAGCTACTACACCGAACTGGGTGGAAGGCGTGGTAATCATGCCCGAAGGATTTCCGGGAAGAAACAAGTTGAATTCGCGGAGGCCTTTCAAAGTAGAGTTCCTGTTGTTTTGGACTCCATCGCACCTGACGTTCATTTCGATTAA
- a CDS encoding VOC family protein, with translation MDTIQWDIAHMAHVELLTPKLEESVQFFSEVMGMSISDEKGDSVYLRAYDDYEHHTLKLTAHTHADLGHYAWRLRSNEILEHKAKAIEASGHGLGWTDGDLGQGRTYQFRMPSGQLTEIYFESEKYRSSTDDASALKNTASKFPGRGMNVRRLDHINLLAPDVGAFQDFQLNTLGGRLTETIISDEDRVLGAWFSVNSKSYDLAVTEDHLQGARGRFHHVTYAVNSREEVLIAADIALENGITIETGPHKHAIQQTFFLYLYEPGGHRVEIANSTARLVLDPDYKPIVWSLDERKKGQAWGLQTVKSFHTRGSPMPDETEDNA, from the coding sequence ATGGATACGATCCAATGGGATATTGCCCACATGGCGCATGTGGAATTGCTGACACCAAAACTGGAAGAAAGCGTTCAGTTTTTTTCGGAAGTGATGGGGATGTCCATTAGCGATGAAAAAGGTGATTCTGTTTATCTGCGTGCCTACGACGATTACGAGCATCATACCTTGAAGTTGACGGCGCACACCCATGCGGATCTCGGACACTACGCCTGGCGCTTAAGAAGTAACGAAATTCTGGAACACAAAGCGAAGGCAATAGAGGCAAGTGGGCATGGCCTAGGTTGGACAGACGGGGATTTGGGCCAGGGCCGTACCTACCAGTTCAGAATGCCAAGCGGTCAGTTGACGGAAATCTATTTTGAATCAGAGAAATACCGATCCAGCACGGATGACGCTTCGGCTCTTAAAAACACCGCTTCCAAATTTCCCGGCCGGGGTATGAATGTACGGCGTCTCGATCACATTAACTTGTTGGCTCCCGATGTGGGTGCCTTTCAAGACTTTCAGCTCAACACCTTGGGGGGTCGATTGACGGAAACCATTATATCCGACGAAGACCGAGTCCTGGGCGCCTGGTTTTCCGTCAATTCAAAGTCTTACGATTTGGCTGTCACAGAAGATCACCTACAAGGAGCGCGAGGCCGGTTTCATCATGTGACTTACGCAGTCAACAGTCGGGAGGAAGTATTGATTGCTGCGGATATCGCTTTGGAAAACGGAATCACCATCGAAACTGGGCCCCACAAGCATGCTATTCAGCAGACCTTTTTTCTATACCTCTATGAACCGGGAGGCCACCGGGTGGAGATAGCAAACAGTACCGCTCGTCTTGTGTTGGACCCCGATTACAAGCCGATTGTGTGGTCTCTGGACGAACGCAAAAAAGGACAGGCCTGGGGTCTGCAAACCGTTAAGAGTTTTCACACCCGTGGTTCTCCCATGCCGGATGAAACAGAGGATAATGCCTGA